The sequence below is a genomic window from Vespula pensylvanica isolate Volc-1 chromosome 1, ASM1446617v1, whole genome shotgun sequence.
TGGTTTTACATCACGGTAGAGGGCGATCTCATATATGTGTTTCATGTAAAACATGCCTCGAGCATCGACAGCTAAGTTACCTCGCGACGACCACCCCTTTTTGCCACCCTCACCTCCCACTTGCTCTCCACGTTACACGTTGAACCTATCCGAACGTGCACGGTTTACACGTCCATGTACCTAATGTTTACAGTGTTAGGTCTATTGGATTAGGCCATACATAAAGCACCTCGTTCTCTTTGATATGCACGTATGTGCATATcaagaactctctctctctctctctcccccctccctctttcacacacacacacacacacactttccAAATGAGCGTGCTGTGTGATCGAGCGTGCTTTCATTAGTCGAACTCGACCCCCGAGAGACGATCACACGAAGAACCAACGccgttcgaattttttttgttacaataaCGATCCTTTCAATCTTTTCTATTCTGTAAGttttcgttgttattattattattattattattattattattattattattattattattattattactttggAAATAACGAAGATTATAAGCGCGGATTTAACAACACAATTGTATCGAACTTCTACAAGAATTGTCTATTACCGTTTAAAAGATCAATCGAgttctcgatattttttattttctttatagaaaaaaatgatgaaaatttatttgacaatCAACAATATAAGAAAGACGTTACTTTGGAAGAATTGGACGTTCTTATCTTCTTAAAAAAGTTATAACGAAAAATTGTGCTCGTGCGAGccatttctctcgttcgtttcttttcaacaTCCAAACCGTAAGGCGCACGCTTTCTAGCAATTGGCCCGGCTAGTAGGGTGGAAGATCGTGAACGGAGATATGAGCCCGCGTTCTCCGCATATAGGGAATTTCCTCCTTCGTATCCCAGCAGATTGAAACATTGCTCATTCAAGAATCGCAATGATCGTTAATCTTGCACGAATTGcgctgcctctctctctctctctctctctctctctctctctctctctctctctctctctctctctctcgttttctctctctctctctctctctctctctctctcgctttctctctctttctctcccactctcaATAATTACGGGACAATGTATAAGCTTAGAAATTAACCCTCTAATTATTAACACTGCtgattgttaaaataaatttcctttctatgttactattactagtaattaaaatagaaaatatcagtcttatataatttaatgtattacttttttattactttgaattcattgataaatttatcagtaatatcatataatatttatacatcaaaaataaatatatatataatattacatagatatatacatatatatctaaatgatattacttttataaattagataGATCAGATCAGCAATATAGATATTCGAAGCAccttgaatttaaaaaattaagattgtTAAtagctttctctctgtttctctctctctctctctctctctctctctctctctctctctctctctctctctcgttctcttttaccaagtttaaaaagaaattctcaaaaataaattacataaattatattttctttatcaagcTATTACAAtttactataaataattaacattcaTTCTATTATAAAGAAGTTTACATTAATACAATAGAAAGTGCAATTTTTGATTAACCGACGAACGTTTCTCAAACCATTGCGTAAGTCTTCGAAACTCGAACGTAATCAAATCGGTGTATTGGCACGGCCGAGAAAGGCTCGATTAAATTCACGGTTACGCGAAGTTTGTGGCAATTGAAACGGAGAGCGGGTCAAACTGGTTtcagagaaagaagtagaaaaaggaaaataaaaaagaaagaaaaaaagaaaaaagggagagagagaaaggggggggaagagaaagaaacgatagaaggagaaaagatagagaagaaaaagagtctGGATCGTAGGGAACACGAAAAGAATCCACGGGAGAAAACGGCTGGATGTTACGGTGGATAGAGGAgtgagaggagaaagagaaaaagtgaagaggagaaggagaagtgaaagaggaatagaggagaggagaaggaggagtgaatgagaaagaggaaaggagaaggacgaacgaaagaggaaagtCGAAACCCGCGCCGAGGAAACATAGGAGCGCGTTCCACCGTACAATACACGCGGAGGAACACGCGGGCTTTTTCTCGAGACACGTAGAGATATATACTAcatgtaaagagagagaaagagagaaagagagtaatgtgcgcgcgcgcgtacgagCGAGAAACACGCGAGTACCATGGGCCGTTTCGCACGTACGtttcacgaagaagaaggaggaggaggaggaagaggatgagaaggaggaggagagaaagaaggaaagtgtGAGCGAAAATACACACAAGAAAGATACAGCATGTAcgcgtttatatatacacgtgcgcacgcacacacactcAAAAAGAATagacagagaagagaataCAGACACATAGATCGCATACTTATGCCGGTGCTGTGCACATAAAGTTAGGGGGCCGCGCGTTCTCTTTCCTACGCTGCCGCACAAGAATAAGAAACACGGTAGCATACATAAACAAGGAGGTTGGGGATGCAGCAATTTAAAACGTACCCCGGAATTCCTCCCAACGGGGCCGTAGAGCGGCCCTCTATATTACGAATtcccctcctctttctcctcctccccaCCACCTCtcaccctttctttttctcgttctctacGGCATCCACGCTACGAAATTTCGGTCGCGTAAGAAGATCGAAACTGCTTGCGATcgcataatttcttttcgatttcatCTTGTCTATctaaatgtatgtgtgtgtgtgtagtagtaatagaagCTAgtacagtagtagtagtaatagtagtagtagtagtagtagtaatagtagtagtagtagtagtagtagtagtagtagtagcagtactagtagtagtagtagtagtagtagtagtagtagtagtagtagtagtagcagtactagtagtagtagtagtagtagtagtagtgtagtagtagtaaaatagtagtaatagtaatagtagtagagtaATAGACGtcggtaaaaaataaaaattaagaaataaaagaaaaaatgatgaatcCATAAACGAACGATCTCCGTAAAGCTTTTTCTCGCAAATTATTAAAACTCTACGGCATTGTCGAGTTCCTCTCGATAGATCTCAGCTAGTACAGGGCTCGTAATAAACTTTTATGAGACGTTAACCGCGTATAATATCGAAGTGGAAATCCTTGGCTTTACATGATGACGCCCATTATGCAGATCCtacgtcgtcgtagtcgtcgttgtcgtcatcttcgtcgtcgtcgtcgtggcaATGCCGCGGATAAGTCAAATAGCGATAACAATGGCGGGAGGGAATTTGAAGTTGTGCGGCTCTGAACGTTCTGAAGGCAGGGCGATTGGCTGTTTGAACGGCGGTGTCGCCTCAGGCTGCCGTGTTTGCAGACATAAGGGAGTCGAGGTCGgtcggttctctctctctcttctcttctctctctctctctctctctctctctctctctctctctttccctttctctcgttctctctctcgttctctctctcgttctctctctcgttctctctctctctctctatctccttctcttccttcgtgAAGTGCGCACACGCGATGACTTTGGAttccagagaaagagagagaaagaaagaaagatagatagagagagagagagaaagagagagaaagtggatGGAGAGGGTACAGAGACGAGGGAGTTCAATTGGTGGCGGCAATCCTAGTAATGTACCCGTGGGGCTGTGTCAAAGTGCCTTCTAGAAGAGAACGATGTTGCATTCAGCATTCTAAAACTTCTTTCTTGCTACGCGAAAGGGCCGTAAGctcgagagaatgaaaaaagagagaaagaaaagagatattcCTGTTCTTGTACCaacgattttattcgaatctCCACGCATAAGCATTGCACATTTTCGGTTCCTTCCAAACAGgactatcgaagaaaaattgacaTCGGAGAGAATGACCATGGATGCCGTTCGAAATTTTCGGACtcaagaaaaatgatatcgtTAAAGAAAACTCGATGAGAAAGAAGTTCGATGCTTCTTACGTTCGCACCTTTCTACTCGAAGTATGGCAAACTTTTAAAAAGGCGACGATCtcttaataatacatatcgtGGTGGTGGAAGCGACCGGTAAAACAGTTATAAAAACAGCGGTAACTACGTTAGAATCAATTATTTAAGATGCAGAGCTCCGTAAAGAGAGAGTGGAGCAGTCGTAAAGGGGGTGGAAGAAAGTAATGCCGTTCGTGGAAGGATGCTGGTGTCTCAAGGAGGTGCCTTCgggcgaagaaagagagagaaagagagagagagaaaagagagaaagaaaggatagatggagagagagaaagagagagagagagagagaagcaaaaggAGAGAGGTAAGATGGCTATCGCGGGGATTATAAAGGCCGTAGTTAAAAGTTGCTTCGACTATCAGGGGACTGACCGGCCGGAGACGAAGTCGAGCGTTATTGCGAGACGCTCTCGTTTCGTGTGAACTgcgaaaagtttgaaaaacaTTCGATAAACCTTTAGAACTAGCTgaaattcgagagaaagagacgatcgATCGTGAATCGCTTCCGATCGGTTATTTAGATCTTACTCCTATTTAAAATGACCGTACATGTTTGGAACGAAGAAGATGACAACGACTTTGACATAGTGATCATTGGTGCTGGTTTAACGGGACTTAGCACAGCGTACAATATACTTAGAAGAAAACCCGCTTTAAGTATACTGATCATCGAAGGAACCggtaataattcataatttttcctATATTTCCAATCGAAACAGTATATATACCTTCTTACAAACGAGATTCTTTCGTCATAAAATCTTATGTATATCTTATATCTTTACGATTACTATAGATAAAGCCGGAGGACGCATTTTATCACAGAATTACAGCGAGAGCTTTTACGCCAGTCTCTTGCAAGAACGCGTCACTCAACTTATCCATAGACTGAACATAAATACTTGCCCGAGTCAGAGCACAGATGGAAAAAGAGtgttttttacgaaaaatggTCCCGTAGAAAATTTTCCAAGCTTATTCGCAGCTGAAATTCGCTACTTTATTCAAGTTGTGATTATTTATTTGGATCATTGATTTtcagaaataatattcttagaCTCGAGATCTGATAgactttataattttcttcttttttgttcagaTTCAAAAGAATTGTTTAAAACCATGTTTCAAAACCTATGTCAAGAATAAGATTACACGTAAATTAGCCACTACCAGCGTCGATCAACTACTGAAACAACTTGTGTTCTTCTCTTATGCCAGATCCATATGCAGTTCACTTATTTATAGCACATGCGGTAAAATCCAATTCTGACGTTCTAACTTTTCAATCAATCCTCTTCCCTATTGGATCTTTCTATCGTATATTCGTTTATCAGGAATGAGAGATCTTCGTAAACTATCAGCGTTATGGATGTTTGTAATGTTAAATGGTGCAGGTGGATTGCTCGGTCGACTAAAAGTAACGATGGGAGATGAGAACCGTTATTTCGTTCAAGTTATTATCCAATATCCTTacaattaaaacaattataattaacaacgTACCAATAATAtcgcgatattttttaaaatttcaacgaaaaaaggaaagattgcCCTATTTGACAGGGTGGAATGACGCGAATAAccgaagaattattaaaatatatacttgcCGAACATggtcatataatttataatgaaattgttaCAAATATTCAATTCAACGACGATAGAGCTTATTGTTATACTACACAAAATTGTTTCAAGtacgtttaaataatattaagctatatatatatacatatatacgtatacagatATTTGTAtagaattaattgatattaatcatCGTATGAACGTGCgtattaaagtaatattttcgtaaataattttcataaattcaaTTGTATACGGCTATATAGATGTGACATCGTTGTGATAGCAGTACCACCCCCGGAAAACTCTCAAATTCGTATCGAACCATCTTTACCCGCATACGTATCTCAATCCCAAACGTCATTCCTACATAGtgataacatatttttcaatgtattttacaaaaaaccTTTTTGGAAAGATAAGTATAACGGCAATGTTTTAGCCACATTAGAATCCAATACTATCTTAAATATCGCCTACGATGCAACCTGTAATAACGCAAACAGAGGAATTATAGCTGGATTTCTTAATGATACCAATGTTGTATCGAATACAGCGAAATTACAATTGTTCGAAACGCTAAGTAAATGTTTTCAAAATGAGGAAGCGAAACGTTATATCAATTACAAAGAACTTCAACAATCTGCGAACGAAGATATTGgaattaaattagaaagtGGTTGGCCTATGAGCGTTATGCAACCATCTCATGTATTTAATCCTGTTGATCAAATAAATGCATCCAATGATAGGTACGAATATTCCATTAATCTATttcaaatgtatatttttgaaGTATTTTAATGGTAACTCTTATTCTACAAGAATTCTCTTCGCTGCTAGCGAATATGCTACAAAATGGCCTGGAACGATAGATGGTGCAATAGAGATTGGCGAAGTAACAGCGTGCCTGATACTTTTAAAACTTAGACCACAATCTTTAGAGACTGCTGACATGGTAACTATGTACGTTTTAAATTTACCAATTCATTATATAATCACTacctaatattttttaataaatattttgtttaaaaataaatcttttgtttaaaaaatatacaaatctCGATGTTTTACTTTTGATACAGATCAAAAAGCCTCATCACCCAGAGATCGTTCCACACTGAACTAGCCATGatgcaatatttttgtttagcAATAAACGcggtcatttttctttcatttttacacATGGCATAtgacaaatattaataatgatataaatttactaactaaatcaaataatttcaataacctttattttttatgaaatcatACATAAGATTCAGGAAATTCAAATGTGACATCCCGACCCGTCAGTTTCTTATAGACAGAGGCAAAAGTATCaacctaaaaaaaataacaaagaatctTTGAAATTGCAAATAGCGATACATGTATGACGACGATAcaatctgtatatgtatattatatgtatttaatgtGTGATTTAATCACACGATTAACACCATGAAGACATACCTTATGCTCAATGTTTGTCTGTTCATTCTTATCCAAATGCACTTTGATCAACTGCTTGCCTTCTGCTTTAACACGAATGCGTTTACCAACTATTTCTACTGGATATACCAAATCTTCCAAAAGAGCATCATATACAGCGGTTAATGTACGGCTATAAAGTTAAACAAtgtcatatatttaatattaatacatatataacattctattacattacataaaatttaagCAATGTGTTTTCATGAGACAacaatatcaatataaaaatgtttataaataattgtatttgcactgatataattaacaaataattatatcaccTTCTTGGCCTCTTTTGCTTATTCTTTGTACGAGTTTTCCTCGTTGGTTTAggtaagatttttctttcacctACAAACATGACATGTTTACCCGAGAACTTCTTTTCTAATTCACGTACCAGCCTTGTATGAATCTTCTGGAATGCTTTCAACTTTGGCATCggtacataaataataatcgactaaaatgaaagtaaacatcaattaatttcataaaaattaaatgtttcgACCTTTTCTTACGtatcacgtatatacatataaaggaAATTTGTACGTGAGATAGttgtatcaaaaaatatttcacctTCTTATTATTGGTCTCGATTTCTCTCGCTTTAGTGATATAAAGCTCTCTCAGTTGTGATTTTAGATCACTATTCATTTCTAGCTCCAAAAGAGCTTGTGAAATACTAGCTTCAAACTGATCAGGCTCAGCGCCACcgctttttataattttagcGTTTGCCGTGAACATCTGAAAATAATTAGGTTATGTTATTATTGATGCAAATTTTACAGCACTGATTTAAAACTAATTTTACTActgcaataaaatattaaaaactctaataataatctttttaaatcacTAGATAACACTTCAAAACGACGATATATTATCAAACTACAATCTTTCGGATGTCACACGGTATGCAACATCCATCGGTATCAACTTGCTGAACATGTCATCTGCGAAAAATATTCACTTCCATATCACTTTAAGGAATTTTTAATCACATTCACAAAGTAatttaacattcttttttaaacttttctgTTAAATCAGAAAGAAGCTCTAAAAAGCACGTACCTTGACGGCTTCACGACCGCATGAAAGAGAAGcggaagaaagaatgaaacatAGATATGCAACTTCCATACGAGTATGATTTGCTCATCTTTTAACATATGCTCAGGATTGGTGGATTTATCGAGCGCACAATATCAGCCAAtagtatatgaatatatttttacgaacttctataaaaaatctttatagtaattagtaaatatatttccttttctatttaccaaaataaatttatatagaaaatattacaaaactataaaagtattattctataatacgCCTATATGTATGTGAGCAGAATAATCAGTATCGTACAAAGAACATAGATCACAAATGTAACGGTTACTAGATGGCAGTATGAACGCGTTTCTGGAACATATTCCTATTATTCTAGATACTAATCTTGAACATTATATACTTGGACTATTCATTGTATTACGTTGAATTGTGCTTAGTACCACTACCGACAAAGAAAAAGCTGGttacgaaatattataaaatattaagaagtGTAGGATGTAAATGTTTTCTCAATAATgaattgtatattaatatgttaaacgattatttttggATACATACTCGATATATAATTACGCATATTATAAGCTTGCAAagcaagaaattttttatggtCGGCTTATTATGATCGGTGTTTATACACCGCAGACCGAATGTGAATCAAAACTtcttcattatataaatatatatgcttatcgttgtttcattaaaatagTGAAAAATGAGTTCTGGATTTATATCAGAAGCTGAAATAGCGGAGCAAAGGAGAATAAGACAAGAAGAATGGGACCGTGTACGAACAGCTGACCAACCTTTAGGTTATTATCGTACAAGTTATTCaattgttctttatttatcaaGTGTCATACCTATCAAATTTAAGTAGTCTGTTAACTctatgtaatgaaaaaaaagtataagaaaaaattagaattttaaaatcaatataaaatatttaaactattagtaaatatattctttttctcttcaattgTATTCtcgcaaaatatttataatataacagtaaaatgattaatattttatcatatttttcaaataaaagaatatataagacACGTGGTTATAAAAGTctaataaatacgataatataaaatttactttttagaACCTCCTGAAGAATCATACGATCCTAGATCTTTGTACGAACGATTGcaagaacaaaaaaacaaaagagatgCAGAATATGAAGAAGCGCATAAACTTAGTAAgctgaaattattttt
It includes:
- the LOC122636461 gene encoding polyamine oxidase 1-like — translated: MTVHVWNEEDDNDFDIVIIGAGLTGLSTAYNILRRKPALSILIIEGTDKAGGRILSQNYSESFYASLLQERVTQLIHRLNINTCPSQSTDGKRVFFTKNGPVENFPSLFAAEIRYFIQVVIIYLDH
- the LOC122632945 gene encoding amine oxidase [flavin-containing] A-like — protein: MTRITEELLKYILAEHGHIIYNEIVTNIQFNDDRAYCYTTQNCFKCDIVVIAVPPPENSQIRIEPSLPAYVSQSQTSFLHSDNIFFNVFYKKPFWKDKYNGNVLATLESNTILNIAYDATCNNANRGIIAGFLNDTNVVSNTAKLQLFETLSKCFQNEEAKRYINYKELQQSANEDIGIKLESGWPMSVMQPSHVFNPVDQINASNDRILFAASEYATKWPGTIDGAIEIGEVTACLILLKLRPQSLETADMVTMYVLNLPIHYIITT
- the LOC122636454 gene encoding 40S ribosomal protein S7 — protein: MEVAYLCFILSSASLSCGREAVKMFTANAKIIKSGGAEPDQFEASISQALLELEMNSDLKSQLRELYITKAREIETNNKKSIIIYVPMPKLKAFQKIHTRLVRELEKKFSGKHVMFVGERKILPKPTRKTRTKNKQKRPRSRTLTAVYDALLEDLVYPVEIVGKRIRVKAEGKQLIKVHLDKNEQTNIEHKVDTFASVYKKLTGRDVTFEFPESYV